The Helianthus annuus cultivar XRQ/B chromosome 11, HanXRQr2.0-SUNRISE, whole genome shotgun sequence region GAGATTACTATCTTCAAGGCGTGAATGCAATAAAAATATATACTATTTTAAAATTTAGTTGTTGGAGTTGTTGATTGAGTACGATTCTGGTGTTAGAATCCAAATCCTAGCGTCTTCTGACTTGTTAGATTAGTATCTTCAAGGCTTGAATGCAATAAAAAGTTGTATTATACATGACATACtgaattaaataaaacaaaactagaattacgacccgccgcaatgcggcggggattctttagttataactaagtcgatttaggacgcacacgttatgttgaacctgtcaaacgggaaaaaatagacgatgtaaaaacgttcacccacacacgcacgttgcgtcgtgttaactcgcaaaatttagaacgaaacgtaaaaaccaaagcataaagcgaaaaatttgtagaaaatgaaaattataaaggaccaaagttgaaagtaaaaaaagttgtgaggatagatttgtaaaaaaatcaaagccaagattacaacacataagtaaaaaaaatcaaagtggttaaatcgcaaaagatggaaacttttgaattagaaatgaaaaatcaagttaatgaaaggggttaaattgtataagatgaaaacttttgaattagaagtgaaaaatcaaattaatcaaaggggttaaattaacaaagattaaaactttaaacttaaattgtcaaagattaaaactttagggttaaaagggaaacaaagattaaactttaaacttaacttgCCAAAGCTTGAAACTTTAGGGTTAGAAATAAAAAatccatttttttttgaaaaactcccaaagccaATTTTACAACTACTATATGCATAAACTTGTTGGTTATTTATAAGGTTTTAATATTCTAGCAATCCGGAAGttgatatttttattttctggtATCTTAGTGTAAGAAATTCCACCATATTATTGTTGTTGATAGTGacgtctctgagaattcatgtGTCTTATTCGAGCTCGAAAAATGTGCCTATATGCTTTAACGAAAATTATTTTTTACAATCATATTAGTATTGGGTTGGGCCAAATAAACCTAATGTTAAGTTGGGTAAATTATAAAACATAAAAAGATATTTGATAATGGGCCTCTAGATTGGATTTATATgtgtacaattttttttaaataacatataGAGCGAAGAAGCAAGATTTGCATATGGTGTTCATCGACCTTGAAAAGGCATATGACACTGTCCCACGGCAACTGATTTGGGATAGTTTGGAGGGTCGAGGGCTACCTGGGAAGTATATTGACATAATTAAGGATACATACGATAGAACGGAAACTAGTGTCCGCACGCCTGTGGGGGATACAAACTCCTTTCCTGTGGACGTAGGACTCCATCAAGGATCTGCGTTGAGCCCTTTTCTCTTTGCGGTGGTCTTAGATGAGTTGTCCAACTTGATCCAGGAGCCAGTCCCGTGGTGCATGCTTTTTGCGGACGATATTGTGTTGAGTGCAGAAACTAAACAGTGCCTGAACGCGAGGGTAGAGGAGTGGCGAGTCGCTCTAGAGGGCAAGGGCCTAAGGATTAGTCGATCTAAGACTGAGTATCTACACTGTGATTTCAGTGGTGTAGCCGATGACGATGACACCCAAATCACCATTGAGGATCAATTGGTCCCACAGGCAACTAAATTTAAGTATTTAGGGTCGTTTGTACAAAGGGATGGTGACATAGATAGTGATGTAACCCATCGCATACAGGCTGGCTGGTGTAGATGGAGGGCAGCAAGTGGAGTATTGTGCGATAGGAGATTCCCAACTAAACTAAAGGGGAAGTTTTACAGGGTAGCAGTTAGACCAGCTATGCTATATGGAACAGACTGTTGGGCTATCAAGAAGACACAAGCgcgcaagatggaggtagcagagatgaggatgctgaggtggatgtgtggacACACGAGGTTGGATCgaataagaaatgaggtttttagggaaagattaggagtggctagtatatcggataagattaaggaggggagattgagatggtttgggcatgtgaagcggaGGCAAATGACGGCACCAGTTAGAGTGGTGGAAACTCTTACTGTGGAGGGGAGGAGAGGAAGAGGGAGGCCCAAACTGACATGGGAAGAGCAGATTAGGCATGATTTACTAGAGTTGCATCTTTCCaaggacatggtccaagataggacttcgtggaggcgtaggattagAGTTAAGGACTTCTAGAGAATATTGCAGTAAGGTCTTAGGGGCATTTTAGGGACGTAGGTTTTCTTATTCTTTAACTGACTTTACCAGCGATTGACTTCTTGTGTTTATGCCGGAATGAGGTTGTAtgctattatacatgatttacattatactGTGTCACTCTGATCACTTTCTTGGTATAGGTGACTGTTTTTTTCTATATTCTATTTgtctatattctttgacttgatGTGTTGGTATGTTGTTCGTcttggagccgagggtctcttctggaagcagcctctctatccctagggatagaggcaaggtctgtctacatctcaccctccccagaccctataagtagctttgctatttgtgggatttactgggtatggttgttggtTGTTGTTGGTATAttcgatattttttttttttaaatctcgtgcccctcgaaatcacgggccttgtgcggaagtcctccccgcacaccattaGAGCCGCCCCTGGTTGTTCATAGATGGTTTATGTTGTTCCAATCACGACGAACCTTGTTTCATCGCACCTATCTGCATTAACGCGATCGACATCAATAATGTTCACGACACCTGCTCTTGTTGATCGACATCACAGAGTGACAAATTTGTTGATCGACAGCACACACTAACTTAATTAGGTTAAATACACCTTTCATTTTATAAACTTCACTTGGTTCGATCAGCATCTTCATATCGAGTTAGATTGACTCTCTTTTTCTTTCAGTTCGATTTACTACTTTCTACGATTTTATAACAAAATATTATCTATGGTATAAGTGGAAGACATATACATGATGGATATGCAAGTTTCAGACACTTGACCCCATAACTATCTACATGATATAACATGACCATGAtatctgatatatatatatatatgatcaaTGATTATAAAGTGCCCACTATATATACACTGACAATGCCTACATTCTGATAACAACTTTTGTTGGAAGATCAAAGATCATGAATTTTGTGTCGGAGGTTATGTTGTATGTCAATCCGAGATGTTAATATCATTAGAGTACTGATGCACACTTTGGTTACAGCCGCATACTTCGCTATCTATACCCAATTGATCGATCCTCCAAGTTTCCACTCAACAATGCATTATTTCCATATTGCAATTATTGATATTCTTGTCTAGTTTCAATCCGCACACGTTCTGGGCTATGTGAACCATCCGATTACCACAAGACTTTTTGATCAATAGTCACTCGTGTGGTACGTTAAAGGTCACTCTATAATGTGCATCGACTATTTTCATGTGGCTCTCATACTTTGGTATATTGGTCCTTGTTCATATGCTATATATTTGACCCATAAAATTTGGTTGAAGATTCTTCCAAAATATCTGTAATAACATGCATTTACTTGGGAATATTCCTTGTTGCTCCAATATTCGCTTATTGAAACTCCATTGTTCTTTGTTTTGAGGACAAACACACTTGTAATTTAGTGAAAAATGATAATGATTTTCGCCTTTCACTTCTTGAAAGCCAATTACCTTGCGCAAATTTTGTTTTATCTCATCTTATCGACTAGTAGGGTATTGGTGGGATCCCTAGAGTTTTCTGACAGTGTCACCTTAAAACAATGATAACGGGAGAAAAAAAGCGTTTTGACCCAAGAAATGTGCTAATTCTAAAATTCGGGCAGTATTTATATAAGTGAGTTAATATTCACACATCCTTTCCCTTTatcttacatatatatatatatatatatatatatatatatatatatatatatagagagagagagagagagagagagatagtgaAAAGGAATGTGCAAATAAGATCTAGGGATGTGAGAATAATGGAAGCCTTAGGGTGCATGGTATGGGGTTCGTCCCCCTCACGTCTTGCTCCAGCGCCCCCCattccctcccccccccccccagacGGTGTCCTGAACGTCGGGTATGGGACGTTCAAGCCGTCCCATTAGAGGACAAACCCTCCTCCCaaacacatatatacatacaacatatacatatatattaggTCCATCCTCCATTTCCATACCTCAATCCTCTTTGCCACATCCTCACACCCAATCTACGTGGCGCCTATGTGGCGAACCATCCTCCAAGgaaggaccatcaccataccgcatagccttatATAATCGCCTACTTATTTGGTGTCAAGTGGgtagtaattattattattattattatctcaTTGTGATTGTAAGTACGATCATTCTTGAATTCTCTTTTTATGTAAAGTGGAGTTGAATCCACATTGTGGGTAAAAATTCTATATGTAAGTTCGAAAAACCCATACAACTTCTATCTTTTTCTTAATTAAAACATTGAAAACCCTAAACCAAGTTGTGGGAGAATGAAAAAAAATGTAGAACCCTAATTTCAGACATGGGTTTTCCTGGTAAGAAGGGAGTGGAAATAGTTAAGACCAATGATAAAAGTATGATTGATGTTTGAGGCCCCATTGCTTAGAGAAATTCGAATATTTGGTATGGTATGATTAGATAGTGTGACATGCTTGTCCAATGGAATAGTGAATTGGTTGGTACTAAATTAACTTTCTTCACAAAAATCTGCCACGATATATAAAATAGTACCAGAAGAGTTGGCCTTCATATGTGGGATATTGACGGTGCATGTACACTAGGACAAAAGGACAAATTTTAAGGTTAATTTTGAACACTTATATAATCAGAAAAATAATGAGACAATTATACCATGAAGTTACAAAGTGTTCGAACTTCGAGTGATAACAATTGAAGATATAACATGATGGTAAGAATATAGCAACCCAAAGTTTCTTCAAAATATATTACTAGCAAACTTTTTTAACTCACATCATCACATGGGTTTGTTTAATTATATCCATTGGTTAATAACTCGTGTGGTTGTAATGTTTGTGGATTTTGGGATAAGTTTCCTAGGACCATTTTGTAAAAGAGCATTATATTCAAGTTTTTACCAGTAgtgtaaaatttttttttttccgaTTTTATACACATGACACCCCTGAACAAGTACGAGGACACCCCTAAAAaattttgggatacccctgagttgAAGGTCTAGTTCCGCCATCAATGCCGATAACTTTTCGTCATAGGGGATATTTCAATGCTAGTGTAATGGTATAAAGTTCGAGGGTAGTACCGACGGGGTGGGTCCGGAGAAGCTAACAAATTTCCCACTATATTATTCTAAGAATTTGGAGTATGAGGAGAAAGGACATGGGTTGATTAGTGAGACGTTGAGGTTGGAATTCGAGAAGAAGAGCAATGAGCATGGTTAGGGTCGGCGTCGGTAGATGGTTAAGATACATGAATGGTGAGCTTATTTATCGGGGAAGGAGAAGCATGTGAGGTTGGTTTAGTACAAGTGGGAGGAACTATTTCAAGATGCTCATAAGACTTATAAGGGTTTAGATCTTCACTAGTGGGATGGAATTAGGTTGATGGAAATATAAGTAGAAGATGTAGACAATGAAGGTACTATAGATACCAAGCTTAAATCTAATTATGGTCCTTGTCAAATCTAGTGGATCTTTAGCCAATGTTCTACTTCTATCCTAGTTCAACCAAGGAAACTGCATAAGGAAGATTGCGGTTGATACTATGGTCATACCATGTATTAACTGTCTAGTGATCAATTTCAAGGCTCTACCATGAATCGGCTGCCCACACTCTGAACAATATTTCTAGTCTAGCTAAAGTGATAGCCTCGAACTAGATTCTGCAACAAACGCAAATATGAATATGTCGAAGAAAAACAATGAGGTTAAAATACTCATTCTTGAAAATCTTTATAAAAAATTAATGCATAGGTTTACAAATTCATGTGTTGTCTGACAACGTGATCGACCTTAATGATAATAACAATTATTTTGCTGTCTCTCAAATGATTTTATTCATACAACCTTTATTTTGACACATTGACTCACATCTTGCAAACTTAAAAACATAGATGCATTACATTCTTAAGTGATGGTAAATATTTGTAATTGTATATCCACATGTCAAGAACGCTTAGGAAGAGAGGAAAAAAGCTCACAATCTACACATACACTTGTCTATCTAGGGATTACCTCCACATGATCTTTACCTTAATTAGAGATAAGTTATTGGTGATTAATACCAAATTTGGTGAGAATTTATATATAGTTATCTATGTCGTTTTTAGTATAGTTGATAAGTCATTGGTGATCAATACTAATTCTTTGGATGCAAAAGTTCTCAAAATGTAAAATGCTCAAAGCCATAGATTTTTTTTCAATCAACGTGTTCAACATTTGTTGGTAGAGAATAATTAGAACAAAAGGTGGTAAAATCACAACTTTTGgccaatgaggtggtggtggagtggtaagcaAGATTTTTTGCTTGGTGTTCTAAGATATCCAAGTTCAATTCCTGGCATCCCCATTATTTTCTGCAGCACCTGATGATGATGAGAGACTAGGTGAAAaggtggagatcgctagttcgatcatTGAACTGAGTGGGTTTTACCCCTcacgcactgtcgtgccttcgggcgagtgttcacgggcttcggccctaggtgagggttttccccggttcggaggcgagtgtatcccgatgtggtgaattttgCCAGTAGCCCATTTAGATGATTCATTAAACTTTTGAATTGAAGTTGTCGCGTGTCACATACTTATATATAATGTGAAAACTTATGATTCCTTTTGTTTTCCTTAAGAAACTCACATTTTTTTCTTAAATATGAAATTCATATGAAAATGTCATTAGTATAAAAATGTCATTAGTTTTAGTTACACTAGTTGGGAACCCGCGCGTTATAGCGAAGTCGACAATACGGGACGAGAACATAATTCAAactttaaaacaataaaaaaatgtaGACAACAAAATCGTAAAAAAAGAAAAGGCTATAAACATTATAATAAAAGTTGCTATAACAAAAATAGAGTCAACCTGTCAACATGGTGTTAACATCGACACATAAAGAGCCCATCAAGTCCTGCACAAATAACACTAAAGATTAATAACTTCAATGCATTAGAGCACCCGGGCTCGTACGTTAATCTATCACGGGAACTTGTTTTAACGCGTTATACACGGCCGCCGGTCACCACCATCACGCGTTAACTTGACAACGCGTGACCACTATCACGCGTTGTATATTGAACTTGTTTGTGGTTTTGTGAGTGGATTTGTTGGTTGGgaggaaattgttgggtgtggtgatgagtgatgaccacccccacttaaaaatggttgtgagtgatggaaaaatggtcgatgtcatggcgaaacttgattggtgcttgtgaatGATAAATTCTATCCCTAGTGAGTAGTGAACCACCCCTCTCCCCTTATAAGATGCATGACCTGGGTTGAGCCACTAAAAATATACCTAAATGAACAACAAACACAGTACGAACCTATATTACAACAATGATTTTTTCTTTAacattttttgtttattatttatttcatTTAATATTTTCATTAATCTAATATTTATTATCGCGCCCAAAATAATACTAGTAACTAGGTTATTTCCCCCCGCGTTGCCGCGGTACGTTCTCGTGGGCATTCAGTTGATATCGGTTCGGTTCATTACAGTACTAGTTCGATACATGGACTTGGTATAGAAAATAAGACGTGTTTTATACCGATCGAAAAGATAAATACGAACACCAGTATCGGAACCGATGTTGTTCGAACGATAGGATCGGTTCAAATCGTCACGGTACTTGTACCGATATCCGTTTATTATCGTAGACATAGCTGTATTAAATTATACATGTACCAATGCAAATGTTGTTTGGTAAGGTATGGTAGCGATACTCCGGAGTCTGTGTTAGTTTATCGAAAGaacaaacaataaaaataaataccaatATCGATGTTCAGTCGGTTTCGGTTCACTACGGTAGCAGCATGGAATCAGTTATCAAACAATAAACCACAAAAATAATACAGGTACAAGTACCGATGTTTCATACGATATGGTAGCGAAACCGTGTCATCTTAtcgaaataaaaaaaacaatataaataaatactCGTACTGGTACTTATGTTGTTCGGTTGGTTTCGGTTCAATTTAGTATGATAGCGACATCATATAAGTtcttaataaaatttatatcgcaAAGGTGGAAAAAACCCAATCAGTCTCGGTTCGATTTGGTATGATAGCATCACAATACCTATTCTCAATAAATTTATATCACAAtgctgaaaaaataaataaaatatagaaCGCAGGTTTTAATAGAATCAAAAATCAAATTGCGTAACAAATTAAATAgaattaaaacaacaaaacaattACTCAAAAAATACAATCACTGGGCACTTGAAATTATATAGAACAGAggttattaaaaacaaaaatcaaatcACATAACAAATTAATATCATTAGATaaattaaaacaacaaaacaattACTCTAAAAGTTCGATCACTTCATGGGTACTTGTAATACatcaataaaataattaaaataaaaaaaacaattaatatttaaaaattcTTAAAACACTATTCATGAAAactttatattaatatatataacttgtaatacatcaatataataattaaaataaaaaaacaattaatatttaaaaattcTTAAAACACTATTCataaaaactttatattaataaatataaatataaatataaatataaatataaatataaatataatataatataatgtagcATAAGTAATACTACATTATTAATACTGCATCAAACACAACCTAACCCAGCAACAAAACGGCCCATAACTAAACCCATTTTCTTAGCCTAACCCAGCAACAAAACGGCCCATAACTAAGCCCGTTTTCTTAGCCCAACGACCACCAAAAGAGAAATGTTTATCATTGTTGGTTTTGTCCTGCCCAACCCATATTACATTTAAACCATTCTTAAACACCGACccaatttatttaatattaactGATCTTCACCAATAACTCAATCCTCCACATTCCAATTCAACAATAGTAAAATGCTAGAAAGGTGTTGCACGATGCAGCGAGAAACACAAGTACTGTCAAGGTGTACATTGTTCGGTTGGTTCAGTTATTACCCTCAATCGAAACCGAAGTCATCGGTTAGTCTATTATCGTTATTCGGTTAATCAGTGTGGTTTATTATGTTAGATTGACGGTTTTTGGCTTGGATCGTTTAATATCAATTAATAGTCAAAACCAAACTTGACCTAAAACTTTTGCGTAGAAATACATGATATTAAGGTATAAAAGATGTACAAATATATGAAAAGGAAGAAAAATTTCATAAAATGAaagtataaaatatgaaatacatgaactgCAGGTATAAACACTAGAAATATATGAACATATGAATGGTTCGGTTCAGTTtagttaattttggttaaacaAGGGTATAAAAAAGGATAACTGGATTTGATTAATTCGAGTTTTGGTTAATCGATTTTCAATTaattcagtttttggtttatTTCGTTTCGGTTTCGTCAGTTTTCGATTCGGTTTCGATTAGCGATTTAGTTGTTGCTCACCGTTAGACATTGTTAATCACGTAAGATTtcaattatttttaataaaaatatggaAATCCTATACTCAAATTTAAGAGAATAAAATACCCATTTTTATAGTGTATTTTTTTAACGTATTAAGGTACAAAAAGTTATAATCCCGAGGGTTGCTAGTATTATATAATAGGATAAAGTGTAACTACTAACTAATTATTTATGATCTTGTTAAGAATAAACGTCAGTTTACCCACTCCCCTCTTGTGGTTTGACACTACCTCCCTCTTGTGGCTTGACACTGAtatcagtggcggatccagaatATTTTTTTATGGGTTCACTTTTTTCAGTCGTCAAAACTTTCACAACCAATCGTTAAAATTTTTGGATCGGGTCGGGTCAAATTTCTCACAATCAAATGTTAATATATATTAAGTTTATCTCAAATCTGAGTGACGTCGGATACTCAGGTCTAATTCACGAATGGGGATGCCGGAGGGGGGAGTATCGTCATGCCAGATCTAAAAAATGGAGCTT contains the following coding sequences:
- the LOC110888973 gene encoding uncharacterized protein LOC110888973 codes for the protein MVFIDLEKAYDTVPRQLIWDSLEGRGLPGKYIDIIKDTYDRTETSVRTPVGDTNSFPVDVGLHQGSALSPFLFAVVLDELSNLIQEPVPWCMLFADDIVLSAETKQCLNARVEEWRVALEGKGLRISRSKTEYLHCDFSGVADDDDTQITIEDQLVPQATKFKYLGSFVQRDGDIDSDVTHRIQAGWCRWRAASGVLCDRRFPTKLKGKFYRVAVRPAMLYGTDCWAIKKTQARKMEVAEMRMLSKERGRAIMVTRKHRLLQIVNGSQDLEKTPKKPDKNPFFKLVKMSFEPQPVSETLEDWDFDEPQPVSKTLEDWDFYGTLALPKNEVGVNIVSRLEYHLQSKLLCKEEVLDVVLIPTTDEASSSNHHKVSLYKGNSTFMLTNCQDILKDYHLKASDIVMFQLKEVKGEDLYVYFSFLRNSIGDEHKNSQSDEHSNNSQEHKNS